tcAGTGAAAGCAAGCTTAACAATCGGATGCAAACAAGTACTTGTTTGTTAAGAATAGTTCTTGTTCATGACACTTAACTGCCCTAGTTGTTATTTTCACTGGTTGAGTGCTTTCCTAAACTGTTTGTGTAtgtttaattcaattttatttcaatgCTGTATCCtaattgatattttaatattatataacttGTGTGATCCTTTTGCTTGAACCTAGCATCCTTATTATACGAGTCAGGAATTTAGGTTAGATAGTATGTGACCTTTCTCCACTATGtattttctgttttcaatgAATAATCTACTGTCAGATCTTCTATTCTATTGTTTCTACTGGTTGTTGATTATCTTGGATGATGGACTTCTTATACTCCTATTGGTTGTGAGGCTATATTTTCAACTCTGATTCCCAGGACACTCTTTTTGCCTATTGGAATGGTCCTGGGGCCAAGGGACAATGATGTGATGTAACTGAAAtattaagattttaatttttctcaagTCTTGACTGCAATGTatattgatttcttttattttatttgccttTCAAAATGATTATTTTCATCTAATTAAACCTGAGGTTTGCCACATGGCTTAGTGCttattgaaataatttttatgaatttctAAGTGCTGAAATAAACTGTCTTGCGGAATCTGGGAGTATGTTATGTAGCTGACTtcagtttttgttttttggtattttttaacTTTCTGCAGACAAGATTTTGCAGGATGAAATGAATGCTATCTCCTATAGAGTGCTTGCCTATCTTCTTCTTGGTGTTGTCAGAATATATTCAAAGAAGGCTGAATATTTGTTAGATGATTGCAATGGGATGCTTGTTAGAATCAATAAGTTCGTGAtcaaaacaaaagacaaagcaCCCATGGAAACAATGCGGATGTCTGTTATTATACCAGACAGATTTGAGCTGGATGCTTTTGATCTAGACATACTTGAAGATGCTGGCGGGGAAGATATTATTAGTTTTACAAGTTTCATGTTGATAGAATTTTATTGACATTTtgcacatttttttatttctgttcATTCCAGAGGCCATATTGCTTCACAAGAGGAAATTACTCTTAAAGGTACCTATAATTGCTTGAAAATCTTCCTGTCAAAGTAAGATTAATGTTAGTTTATGTAATATGCTGTGTTCTGAAACAGATGTTGTGTGTAGCAATGAGGGATTTGGGCTGTTTTCTCTAGACAAGGTATGTCTTCCATGTGTTCCATAGTTCTACTTTTGAACTACGCACCACATTATTATTTGTAttcttattgttgttgttgcctCACCGAGTAATTTTTTCcctctctattttattttatttttttaaatcttggGATCTTCACTGATACTTTTACCTCATCAAAGCTTTATTAAAACTAAGTGGGTTCAGTTGCATTAATCAAATGAGACTATTTTCTCCCCTTTGAAAAAAACTGTCTGTGGACCAACCATATAAATCAAGGTCATTCCTAATGGTTTGCCTTTAGTTTTTTctagttctttttctttctctacatTTAACTATAATAGTGCCTTCTATTTGTTCTACATTTCTTACTGGGGTTTCTATATGTTTCCTCCATAGTTGAACAAACCATGTAACGGTAGTTTCTaccatatttttataattgatcTTATCCACAACTTTTTTTATCTGAGTTGATAAGTTATCACTTTCCCTATAAAACATTCTCATCTCTGCAATATTTAGCTAGGTTTATGCTGCCCAACATTTAGTTTCGTATAACATTGTAAATGTTATAGTTGCGTGTAAATCTTTTTCCTTTAACTCAGGCTGCATTCGGTTAGTGTTCACCCTGAgatatagatatagatatagatatagACGTAGATAGAGACAACAGACACAGACATCAGACACTTGAGTGATGGACATAAAATATTTGTCTATGTATTGCGTTTGGTAAAATAGATGGGCAAGACagataaaacttaaaaaagtcCATGTAAAAAGGAGACTACTGTCGTCTTCTCTCTCTACCCTAACTTCCCCCTCTCACCACTTCCTTCAACCTCCAGCAAAAAATATCAGGAACCAGATTCAATAAAAATCAAGCAGAAGATATAAAACCAGAttcataaaaaatcaacaaaaaacaCCCAGATTCATCCATTATCAAATTTGTTTCagtatttcttctttcttttcttgaccacgtttttttcttttcaaaaataaaaatgaaaccaGAAAATATAGAGAACAAAGATCCACGGCAGAGGCGGCGAAGGTCTTCGATGACAAGAAGCGGCAACACAAGCAGCAGCGGCAAGATCGGCAGCAAGACTAGCATCAGCAGAGCAATGAGACGATGGCGACAGGAGCATGACCAAGATGGTGAAAAAACAAACGGCGAATGGAAGCTCGCATTGTCTCAGATCTGGAGGCGTGAGAGATTATAGAGGGAGAGGAAGAGGGAAGAGGAGAAGATGGAGGCGGACGAAGGGGGGCAGAAGGTGGAGGGTGGAGGAAGGAGGTAGAACGAAAAAGGGAGAGAGGGAAAAGGGAAGGGAAGAAGACAGGAGCAAGAGAGTGGAGGAGGAATGCTgaaggaagagagaagagagaagagaagagaatggCGGAAGAAGAAAGGTTgggtaaatttaaattttaaaaattagtcaagGACAAACGTGGAAAAGAACTCATGTCTGTGTCTTAGTGTCTTATCTTTAAGGTTGTCAGGAGTAAGTAGTTGAGAGAGGTAGTTATGTTCACTGCTTAAAGGGTGTGTGTAAGGAGTATATATAGCTGTATTGTAAACAACATGAGTGAGATTTATTCATACAATCAATAATATTGTTTCTTCACTCTCAAGCAACCCTCTCTTTCTCCATTTCTTCCCCTATTCTCATCTTCTCCTCAATCTGCTAACTGCATCTTGATCTGGGTTGGCTTATACCTAGAAACCTTACAAAGGTGGTACACAaattttctgtatttgtgtccaTTTGTGTACTCCCCGGTCTCGAAAAGCCTTGTGTATCAACAAAACAAACTGTGGATGTGTGTAACCATGTCTCTGGCAGATCTGGACACCAACCAAATACTAACTTAGGAACACTTTTCTATTACAAGTAGTATCTGAATCAATCCGCTAAGAATACTACCTCTGTATGTTGATGTCCATTCTGACGGTTTTCTTGTGAATTTTTCTTTCCGAACTTATCCAGCATTTTTGAGTTGCTTTGCTAGATGTTTATGGACTTCAGTTTATGTTTTTCTATTCTTAATGCCAAGGGATTCTTGTGTAACAAGGCATTCTTTCATCCTCCATGGATTAAATGCTTTGTGCTCCAAAGCTCCTGGAGAGATCTTAACTATTAATTTCAGTGAAGTAAGAAGGAGAAAGgaagagagaaaataataaatggtAAGCCATTTGTGATTTTGTGACTAGTGTGTTAGAACTGATTTTGTGATTCATGGTGACTAGTGTGTTAAGCCATTTGATGAGTACAGTATTGGGAATAATAGGAATATTGCATTGAAAATAGTATAAAATCATGCCATTTGAACGAGAGTAATAGGAATTCGTTGAGTTTTTgaaaatgtaaattttattttatcctatTGCATTATATATAGTACTGTTGGGTGTCCATATTCAACATGGTATCATCTGTACTTTCCTTTGTGACCTATCTTGTCACTTTTTCCTCTGTCGAGTTCCCTAATACAAATAGCCACTCcattttttagtataatatgAGAATTTCATGTTGGTTATGAAACATAACATTGAGTCCTATTTGGAACAGAGTTATAAGAAATTAAGTACatcttattgttattgaaactgTAAATTGTGTTTAATTTCCCATTGCACTATGTATAGCGCTGATAGATGTCTTTACACAGGCAACCTATTTGATCATAGATATTATTTCACTTTTCCTCCTCTTACTCTTTATGAATTCAACAATAACACGGTAAAGTGcacttatttatttaattattatgtcATTTCTATTAATACTGGTATAAAAATTAGTTGCagtgaaaattttttatcattgcTTTAAAAAGTTATTGACCTTTTGGATATGGATATTCTCGTGTTCTAGATGGTATGGATTCATTAACTTCTTACACTATGTAAACAGTTTTATTTGTTCTTACCTCTGCACCTCTTATTCATCTTAGTTTTTCTGATTTGCAGTTTGAGAAGTTTGATCTTTGTCAAAATATCTGCATTGATGATCATGCTATGTTGGAAGAGTACGTTTGTCaaatatttagaatattaattttcatttcaACATAAGTTGCCAGGGGAAATATTTTAGAATCATTGCATGGTACCTTCTTCACTGAAATTTAGTTTTGTAATATCTTGCAGTTTTTGTGAATCACATGAGATGGACGTGGAATATGAATTTTTGCTGCCAAATAGTCCTACTAATTTAATGGAGGACAAGAATATATCTGAAACGAGCATAGTCCATGTGGGTGAGCCAATGAACTTTGACATGGTTTTGTTAGCTGAAGGAGTAGAAAAAGAACCTGTTGACTTATTTGGTCAAGATCAACAAATTAATGAAATTCTGGCAATTCATGAAGCTGCATCATGCGAGGACAAATTACCTGAAGAAAGAAGTAGAATATCTAGAGATGAATGGGTGGATGCCAGTATATTTTCTGGGAGAGTAAAGGAACCTGCGCTATCTGTTGAAGCACTTAATGAATCTCATCAAgttgatgaagaacaaagtatgGTTCTGGAGACATCAAGCTCATTGTGCCAAATGCATAAAGAAAGTACTGAAGTTCATGAAATaagaaattttcaagaaaatacaaaaatgccCCAAGAAGATAAATCCCATCAGATAGATTTTTGCATGGACCACAGTAAATCTTCTGTTGCGGAGAAAAACCTTGAAGAAAACACTAAAAGATCTGTTGAAGAGCATGAGAAAGAGAGCAAATTTATGTGTCAAGTAAAGGTTTTACTTGAATGTGAAAAGCTTAAGGTTATTTCAGCGGAGTCAAAAAATCTTGATGCAACACCTCAGTCTAAGCTTCAAGGTAGTTCagttagaaaacaaaaacaaggtATAAAAGACCATCATACTTCATTTTGTCCTTTTCATTTTTGACATGTAGTTACATTTCCTTCATATAAATTTTGCTTTGCTATTTAAAATTCGTTTTTGACAGGAGCTACTTCACCAGAGTTTATGCATATTTCGACACCGGCTTTAAGGGAGCGTGCATCCTtttcaaggaaaagaaaaattgttaTTGATGGAATGATAGTGGTGCCTAATGAGTGAGTGCTAATAGTTATAAGCAATATCTAGACACAATTATTTTTGACTATTCTATCGTAGTCATTCATACGTATTAACTGTCTTGCAAATGTATAGATACACATCTCAACTGGTACTTACCCTTCATTATGAACAAGAGTGATTCAAAATGATAGACTTGTCAAGTATCTAAGATTTGAAACTATTACCAACattttactaattaattaacttttatCATCACCAGATCGATGGTATAATCTGACTGTTATATAGTCTTCATAGAATCTATATAGGCTTTTAGAATCTGTTATAATCTGCAATATCCTATATATGATCCGTTTATTTGCACCAagttatatttgtttttttaccTTCTATTTGAAATAAATAGCAGCCATTCCACTCATCTTATAATGTCAATTCAGTTCAGTTTTTGACTTTCAAGTCCTTGTGTTGTACTGTTGTCCTCAGCAAAGTGATACTTTGAACTCTTGGATTTCAGGGTACTTAAA
This portion of the Arachis duranensis cultivar V14167 chromosome 6, aradu.V14167.gnm2.J7QH, whole genome shotgun sequence genome encodes:
- the LOC107494841 gene encoding sister chromatid cohesion 1 protein 2, which encodes MSYSRFLSSSKGPLWVAAYCFKHLKKAQILQTHIPSSVDKILQDEMNAISYRVLAYLLLGVVRIYSKKAEYLLDDCNGMLVRINKFVIKTKDKAPMETMRMSVIIPDRFELDAFDLDILEDAGGGHIASQEEITLKDVVCSNEGFGLFSLDKFEKFDLCQNICIDDHAMLEDFCESHEMDVEYEFLLPNSPTNLMEDKNISETSIVHVGEPMNFDMVLLAEGVEKEPVDLFGQDQQINEILAIHEAASCEDKLPEERSRISRDEWVDASIFSGRVKEPALSVEALNESHQVDEEQSMVLETSSSLCQMHKESTEVHEIRNFQENTKMPQEDKSHQIDFCMDHSKSSVAEKNLEENTKRSVEEHEKESKFMCQVKVLLECEKLKVISAESKNLDATPQSKLQGSSVRKQKQGATSPEFMHISTPALRERASFSRKRKIVIDGMIVVPNEVLKKSLYDTSDLIANRRKFRRTLLSVQRESRISNLCDGFHRPLFPCSSLDLCSLFSKSKISSSLKIVENQENLDVSNSQTVGDPVHTAIAPQTPCQRPVPLQILEIPARLDVSENIGSPEQIETAPRTPPQFQKTKLRPIEQLERNEIQHTDNLEPSIPHGTRDREQPLRRDDELNLMEEVINSCETENSNLLAGWSDRTRRVARYLHRSYLGLRKQTHEQVVNFSQVLEGRVRKECARLFYELLVLRTTSYVGVEQNSAYGDILMVKLQKLDQAFGLIDL